The segment ATGTACTTGGGTACTTCCGACATAAGATCAACCGTATTCAAACCAAATAGCTCGGTTATATAGTCCCTGAATTTTATCGTCTCCGGAAAATGATAACCGGTGTTTATGAAATACACGGGTATGGACTTATCAATACGGCTTAAAATATGCAACAACACCAGGCTGTGCGATTGAAATGAGGAACTGGTAAAGAGACGTTTACCGTCACGAGCATAGGCCGTTATTTTGTCGTGTATAGCTTGGGGGTTCATGGATCAAAGAAAAGAAAAACTAAGCACAAAAATTCAAATCGGCAGCGGCTAAAAGGTTCAACCGATTGTTTGACACAACACAGCAATATTTAATTTTAACAGTATTTAAAGAACCTTTTATAACAATTACTGTTTATTAAACACATGAAAGTAAGGGTATCGCGTAAAGAACACTTTAATGCCGCGCATCGGTTGTTTAACCCAGCTTGGTCGGCAGAAAAAAATGCCCAGGTTTTCGGAAAATGCAGTAACCCCAATTACCATGGCCACAACTATGAAATCATTGTAACCCTTACCGGTGAACCCGACCCTGAAACCGGTTATGTATTTGATATGAAGGTTTTGAGCGACCTCATCCGGGAGCATGTAACCCAAAAATTTGACCATAAAAACCTTAACTTAGATACCGAATACTTCAAAAACTTAAATCCCACAGCCGAAAACATTGCCGTTGTCATCTGGAATATCCTTCGGGAAAAAATCGGGGCATCGCTAGAATTAAAAGTTACACTTTATGAGACCGAAAGAAATTATGTTGAATATCCGGCCGATTAACCCCGCTGACATTGATGATGCTGGCGATGACCATGTTGCCTCATCGTACAATACCCCCCTGCGCCCCGATGCTTTTGAGCTCAGCGATGACGAGAAAGTAGAAAAAATTGAAAAGCACTTCCGTGAGATCATGACCATTTTGGGATTGGACCTGAACGATGATAGTCTTAGCGGAACACCTAAGCGCGTAGCCAAAATGTACGTAAAAGAGGTTTTTAGCGGGTTAAATCCTAAAAACCGGCCGCACGCACGCTTGTTCGAGAACAAGTACAAATACGACCAAATGCTGGTGGAAAAAGACATTACCTTTTATTCGCACTGCGAGCATCACTTTGTACCCATTTTTGGGAAAGCCCATGTTGCCTATTTCTCAAGTGGAAAAGTTATCGGCTTATCCAAAATAAACCGCATCGTTCAATATTTTGCCAAACGCCCACAGGTACAGGAAAGGCTAACGGTACAAATTGCAAAAGAGCTTCAACGCGCATTGCATACCGATGACGTTGCCGTTGTGCTGGATGCAACCCATTTATGTGTGGCCTCACGCGGTGTAGGCGATACAAACAGTAAAACCGGCACCGCACACTTTTCAGGAAAGTTTAACGATGAAAACATCAAGCGCGAGTTCCTAAACTACATCAATACAAAATAAGCCCAAAAAAAGCGGTAACACTTTTAGCGGAGGCTAAGATGAGGAAGAAGAAAAGCTGGACAAAATAATAGGGTAATGCTAATTTATTTTCAGCCTTAATTTTAAAGGCATGGAAGAATGCCAGCATGGCGGCAGAGACAATAAACCAGCCAATATAATTTTGAAGCGGTACTACGCCATTTTGCCATCCCCAAAAATCAAAGCGGATGGCAACCGGTTCAATTAACGTGTCCATCAACACCGCCAAAAATGCACCCAATAAAATCTTAGGTAAAACAGGCAGCGTCAAAGATTCAGTTAGTACCCCGATACAGTAAATAACCAATAGCCAGTTTAAACCGATAATTACCGGAACGCCAAAAACCTTTGGCCCCAGGGTAGATCCGTAGGTATACTGCCCGAAAATAAAACCATATTGAACGCCCACCACCTCAACAGCAAAACCAAGTACAAAAACAATGAAGGCGAACAGTAGAAAAGATGCAGACCTATCGGCATGATTGATCCATAAAAGAAAAGCACTGGCAACAAGGTTCAACGGTGTCAGTAACCTGAAAAGCTCCTGATAGGGTGACAACAGCCCGACAATGCCCACAACATGCATAACCACAACCAGTGGAAGGGAAAATGGACAAATTGTGACCTGCAGGCTTTTATACAATCTTGCAATCATGGTTTAAAAACAACTTTTCAATGAAAGTGTTTTCTTACCAGATTAGCCGTGATTTTTGCAGACTGTAAACAAAGCGGGATGCCCCCGCCCGGGTGAACACTACCACCACAAAAGTATAAGTTGGGTATACTTGAGCTTCGGTTGGCCTGGCGCAAAAAGGCAGCATACCGGCTGTTTGAACTAGAGCCGTACAAAGCTCCTTTATAAGACTGGGTTCGCATTTCAATAGCGCGCGGATCAAGTACCGATTCGCTTTCAATCAAAGATTCCACATCGGTATTAAGCATACGGCTAAGCTTGGCTAAAATATTCCTCCTCGTCTTCTCAATAAGTGCGTCCCAATCCTGCCCTTCAATGGCCGGCACATTAACCATAACAAACCAGTTTTCACATCCTGTGGGGGCATCTGCCGGAACGTATTTGGAGGTAATGTTGACGTAAACGGTTGGGTCATCCGCAATTTGTTTTTTACCGAACAAGGTTTCGAATTCCTTCCGATAATCTTCTGCAAAGAAGATATTATGTAAGTCAAGCTGCTGAAATGTTTTCGTTATCCCCCAATAAAAGATCAATGCCGAACTTGACCGCTCCTGTTTTAAGGTGCGTTCGGGTGCAGGTAAGTTTTTCAGCAGCTTGCGCCACGTAAAATAAACATCCATGTTGCTTACGATTACATCCGCCAGGTGCAGCGTACCGTTCGCTAGCACACCCGCTGCTTTTCCGTCTTTTACTACAATCTCATCCACAGGAGAGTCATAAAAAATCGAAACACCTTGATCGTTTGCCAACGTTACCAATGCCTGGGTAATGCAGTGCATCCCTCCTTCCGGTAAAAATGTGCCCACATTAAATTCAAGGTGAGGTATGGAGCTCAGGATTCCGGGAGCCTGGTAAGGATCTGACCCATTATACGTTGCATAACGATTGAAGAGTTGAACAAGCTTTGGGTGCCGAAGGTGCTTTTCGTTAAACCGGTTTAGGGTCGTGGCTAACCCCATTTCAGGTATTCGCACCAAGGCTTTGGCAACAGGTTTCGATAACCAGGTGCGCCAGTCGCGCAATGGCTTTTCAGTAAAAATCCTCCCGGCCGATTCATATAAGCGGCTTGAACGCTCAAGGTAATTTTTAAGGCTGCTTGCCGGAACATGAAACTGATGTGAAACCTCATCCGCAAACTTTTCCCGATCTGCATAGGCGATTAACTTCGTTCCATCTTCATAGAAATAATTACAGGTTACCGAAAGCCTTTGGTAGTGGTAGTAATCCCTTGCATGGCGGCCACAATCCCTGAAAACTTCATCCAGAAAATGAGGCATGGTAAACAGGGATGGCCCCGCATCAAAGCGGTATCCGTCTTTGGTAAAGGCTGTCAATTTTCCGCCCGGGTAAGTATTGGCTTCAAATACGGTAATCTCAAACCCTTGTGCGCGAAGGCGGTTGGCAGTAGCCAATCCGCCTACACCCGCCCCGATAACGATTGCTTTCATCGCCTTCTTCAACAGCCTTGCCCTAAAAAAGTTATTCACGCCAAATACATCGTTGCAGAGGCAAAACCGTGCGAAAAACCAAATAATTTGTAGTTTAGCATTCCTAAAATAAACACTTATGGTTTTTGATTTAGACATGATTAAAGCGGCCTACAAGGCCTTGCCCGGGCGTATTGCCAAGGCACGTCAGGTGGTTGGAAAACCCCTTACCTTATCCGAAAAAATACTCTACTCCCACCTGCATGAAGACCAACCCCTACAGGTTTTCGGGCGGGGGAAATCATACGTAAATTTTTCACCCGATCGTGTGGCCATGCAGGATGCCACCGCACAAATGGCCCTGCTCCAGTTTATGTCTGCCGGTATACCCAAGGTACGCGTACCCTCAACGGTGCATTGCGATCACCTGATCCTGGCGAAAAACGGTGCCTCACAAGATTTGAAAGAATCACTTACGGCCAGTGGAGAAGTATTCAACTTCCTGGAATCAGTGTCCAATAAATATGGTATCGGTTTCTGGAAACCGGGGGCTGGTATAATACACCAGGTAGTGCTGGAAAATTATGCCTTCCCGGGCGGCATGATGATCGGGACAGACTCACACACGGTAAATGCCGGTGGTTTAGGAATGGTAGCCATTGGTGTGGGCGGTGCCGATGCCGTAGATGTTATGGCCGGAATGCCCTGGGAATTGAAATGGCCAAAACTTATTGGTGTAAAGCTTACCGGCAAACTCAGCGGATGGACATCCGCCAAAGATGTGATTTTGAAAGTAGCCGGTATCCTCACGGTGAAGGGTGGCACGGGTGCCATTGTTGAATACTTCGGGCCGGGAGCGTTAACCTTATCGTGTACAGGCAAAGGAACCATCTGTAATATGGGGGCCGAAATTGGTGCCACAACATCAACGTTTGGTTACGATGCAAAAATGGCCGAATACCTTCGCGGAACAGGCCGCAAAGAAGTGGCCGATCTTGCCGATAAAGTTAAGGAACACCTTACCGGTGACCCTGAAGTATATGCCAACCCTGAAAAGTACTTCGACCAGGTAATTGAAATCGACTTATCAACCCTTGAACCACACGTTAATGGACCATTCACACCCGACAGGGCCATCCCTATTTCACAATTCGCAAATGAAGTGCGTAAGAACGGCTGGCCACAGGAACTGGAAGTGGGGTTGATTGGCTCATGCACCAACTCATCCTACGAAGATATTACCCGGTCAGCATCCCTTGCCAAACAAGCGGTGGACAAGAAGCTAAAAACCAAAGCTGAGTTTACAATTACGCCCGGTTCAGAACAAGTACGCTACACGGTTGAGCGCGATGGCTACCTGGGTGTGTTTGAAAAGATGGGCGGGGTTGTATTGGCCAATGCGTGCGGCCCGTGCATCGGGCAGTGGGCGCGCCACACCAACGATCCGAACCGGAAAAACTCTATCATCACTTCGTTCAATAGAAATTTTGCTAAACGAAACGATGGAAACCCCAACACACATGCTTTTGTTGCATCGCCTGAAATTACTACAGCGTTTGCCATTGCCGGTGACCTTACCTTTAACCCGCTTACCGATACGCTAACAAATGAAGACGGACAACCCGTGAGGCTTGACGAACCAAAGGGTGTGGAATTTCCGCCTCAAGGTTTTGACGTAGAAGATGCGGGCTACATTGAACCTGCTAAAGATGGCAGCAAAGTACAGGTAAAGATAGATCCCAAATCAAATCGCTTACAGGCCTTAAGTCCGTTCAAAGCCTGGGATGGCAAGAACCTGACCGGAATGAGATTACTGATTAAGGCAAAAGGAAAATGCACGACCGACCATATTTCCATGGCTGGCCCGTGGTTACGTTTTCGTGGCCACCTGGACAACATTGCCAACAACACCCTTACCGGGGCGGTTAATTACTTCAACGAAAAAACCGACAGTGTTAAAAACCAACTAACCGGTGAATATGGGCCTGTACCGGCAACCCAGCGTGCTTACAAAGCAGCCGGTATACCAACCATTGTTGTAGGCGACCATAACTATGGCGAAGGATCATCACGTGAACATGCCGCTATGCAGCCGCGCCACTTAGGCATTCGTGCGATACTGGTAAAATCATTTGCCCGTATACACGAAACCAATTTAAAGAAGCAAGGCATGCTGGCCCTAACCTTTGCCAACGAAGCCGACTACGACAAAATACTGGAGGACGACACCATTGATATTGTTGACCTTACTTCGTTTGCCCCGGACAGGCAACTTACCCTGGTGCTGAAACACAAAGACGGCTCGGCTGAC is part of the Cyclobacteriaceae bacterium genome and harbors:
- a CDS encoding 6-carboxytetrahydropterin synthase; translation: MKVRVSRKEHFNAAHRLFNPAWSAEKNAQVFGKCSNPNYHGHNYEIIVTLTGEPDPETGYVFDMKVLSDLIREHVTQKFDHKNLNLDTEYFKNLNPTAENIAVVIWNILREKIGASLELKVTLYETERNYVEYPAD
- the folE gene encoding GTP cyclohydrolase I FolE, whose translation is MRPKEIMLNIRPINPADIDDAGDDHVASSYNTPLRPDAFELSDDEKVEKIEKHFREIMTILGLDLNDDSLSGTPKRVAKMYVKEVFSGLNPKNRPHARLFENKYKYDQMLVEKDITFYSHCEHHFVPIFGKAHVAYFSSGKVIGLSKINRIVQYFAKRPQVQERLTVQIAKELQRALHTDDVAVVLDATHLCVASRGVGDTNSKTGTAHFSGKFNDENIKREFLNYINTK
- a CDS encoding carotenoid biosynthesis protein: MIARLYKSLQVTICPFSLPLVVVMHVVGIVGLLSPYQELFRLLTPLNLVASAFLLWINHADRSASFLLFAFIVFVLGFAVEVVGVQYGFIFGQYTYGSTLGPKVFGVPVIIGLNWLLVIYCIGVLTESLTLPVLPKILLGAFLAVLMDTLIEPVAIRFDFWGWQNGVVPLQNYIGWFIVSAAMLAFFHAFKIKAENKLALPYYFVQLFFFLILASAKSVTAFFGLILY
- the crtI gene encoding phytoene desaturase, encoding MKAIVIGAGVGGLATANRLRAQGFEITVFEANTYPGGKLTAFTKDGYRFDAGPSLFTMPHFLDEVFRDCGRHARDYYHYQRLSVTCNYFYEDGTKLIAYADREKFADEVSHQFHVPASSLKNYLERSSRLYESAGRIFTEKPLRDWRTWLSKPVAKALVRIPEMGLATTLNRFNEKHLRHPKLVQLFNRYATYNGSDPYQAPGILSSIPHLEFNVGTFLPEGGMHCITQALVTLANDQGVSIFYDSPVDEIVVKDGKAAGVLANGTLHLADVIVSNMDVYFTWRKLLKNLPAPERTLKQERSSSALIFYWGITKTFQQLDLHNIFFAEDYRKEFETLFGKKQIADDPTVYVNITSKYVPADAPTGCENWFVMVNVPAIEGQDWDALIEKTRRNILAKLSRMLNTDVESLIESESVLDPRAIEMRTQSYKGALYGSSSNSRYAAFLRQANRSSSIPNLYFCGGSVHPGGGIPLCLQSAKITANLVRKHFH